Proteins from one Pithys albifrons albifrons isolate INPA30051 chromosome 2, PitAlb_v1, whole genome shotgun sequence genomic window:
- the SF3B5 gene encoding splicing factor 3B subunit 5 yields the protein MTDRYTIHSQLEHLQSKYIGTGHADTTKWEWLVNQHRDSYCSYMGHFDLLNYFAIAENESKARVRFNLMEKMLQPCGPPADKPDES from the coding sequence ATGACGGACCGCTACACCATTCACAGCCAGCTCGAGCACCTGCAGTCCAAGTACATCGGCACCGGGCACGCCGACACCACCAAGTGGGAGTGGCTGGTGAACCAGCATCGGGACTCGTACTGCTCCTACATGGGCCACTTCGACCTGCTCAACTACTTCGCTATCGCCGAGAACGAGAGCAAGGCGCGCGTCCGCTTCAACCTGATGGAGAAGATGCTGCAGCCCTGCGGGCCGCCCGCCGACAAGCCCGACGAGTCCTAG